CAAGGAAAGGAGACCTAGTGTATGATCTGTAGAAAGAGCTAGAGAGACAACTGGGGTTTGTACTGGTCTCTGATGGATCTTTGATACATGTCACACTCTGTGTTAGTGCTTTTGGCAGTGTATGGTCTTCTAGCAGTCTTTTCAAGTTTTAGTCATCAAGGTCCAGTCAGACTGTGGAGCTGGTGTTCATGCCCTAATCAACCCAGACTATTCTGCTAGAGGCTGAATTTTTGTAAAGGTCTAAATACTttgtggcagggaggagaggactGGGTGTATTTTATCCTGGACAACACTCCTCTAATGTAGGGAAGGATTAGTGCCTGCAAGGCCACCTTTGGTGCAAGGTGTCTTACTTTTATTGTACCTAGCTTCTGAACTGTGCTCTGTACTCCCACTTTGGTAATAAGCATCTCCTTTTAGTAGACCTCGTTGACCTCTCTTCTAGGTACGGACACTGTTTGTCAGTGGCCTTCCTGTGGATATCAAGCCCAGAGAGCTCTACCTACTCTTCCGACCATTCAAGGTAAGAAGGTCTTCAAATTTGGTCTTTGATGGGAAAGATGCTGTTTTGTGGCCAACCTGGCAGCAAAGACCTCTGTCAGAGATCAGCATGGTATCCCATGGCTTGTGCTCAGCTGGGTAACCTCCCCTGGAGCCTGTTGTTGAAATCCTGCTGTCTCCAAGCTCAATGAAAGCTGCTTGGTCAGCCCTGCTGCCCAACTGGACAAGACCTTCCTTGAGGATGTGTCCTGATCCCCTGACTGTCCATCCTTCACTAGATCACCACATACGCTGTCCTTGGAAGTGAGGTTCCCTTGTTTGCACTCTTCTAGAACAGGGTGCTTTGTGCTCTCTAGGCACTAGCCAGGCAGGGTGCTCATCTTGGTAGCTTGATGAAGAGCTAGAAAATGGGTTTTCTTCCCAAAGGGCCAGAATGGACTAGCTAAGATACCTGCTCTGCCCTTAGTCTAATATCAGCCTTCTCTTTTGGTGGGAAGGAGAAGTGTTAACATACCTACTCTGGTGGCAAAGTCTGCCTTATGAAGTGTTTGGTGCTACAGGAACTCCTGGAGCTGTCACGTCATGTCTCAGTTGTAGCTTGGCTCCTTCAGGAACCTGACACTgacttgctttcttcccttctgcaggGTTATGAAGGGTCACTGATCAAGCTGACTTCAAAGCAGGTACCTCCTTCTTCCAGCTTGGGCATTTTTGGCTTTTGCTAGAAAACCAGACatgctgggaggggagggggacagaTGCCACTTCACTATGTAAAGTATTGACTGTGTTCCATACCATGTATACAGCTGGGTTCTGCTTACCTGTGCTGTTCTGGTGACCCCAAGCTCCCAGCATGTGCTGAATGGCTCCATATCCTCTATTGCTGCCCAGAGCTACATGTGGTGGGTGAGACCTGATGCTTGAGCCTCAAACCCAGAGCTGCCAGAAACCTTCCCCAGTCCCATCCTAATCAAGGCAGTAGTTCCCCTTGTGGGCAAGGGGTACCTTTGCTGGTGGCTACCAGGGCGAGCAGTGCCCCCATGTGTAGGAATGCCAAAGCATTTTGGTGTGATGGGAGCAGACACAGAGCAGGAATCTTGGGCTGATGACCCAAGATGCTTCAAGCTCTGCTTGAAGGCCCTCTGCAGCTTTAGATGGTCTCTCCTGCTTGCTGTAAGCTGTCTGGGGCAGAGGGGGTGGCAGGGTAGTCTGAGAAGCTGGAAGAGGCTTCTAAACTGAAATCAGCATTATTTCTTTTAGCCAGTTGGTTTTGTGACCTTTGACAGCCGGGCTGGTGCTGAAGCAGCAAAGAACGCCTTGAACGTGAGTACCTGGTGTGCTGGAAGTGCTGGGGGCCGTATGCCCTGCTGTAGCTAGACCTGGAGCTGTGGGCTAGTGTTGCTTGGCTTGTCTGTAGTGTAAGAAGGGTCAGGGTGTCACAGCTGTGCCCTTGAGTATGGAAGCTAAATGGTCCTGCAGCATCCCACCAGGGAAGCAGGTGAGCTTTTTTAAGGCTGACATCAGCCTGAGCAAATGGATGCAAACTATACCACACTTGGTGTAGGTGTGGCTTCTGACCACTGGAGGACTGCTCCAGGGCTTCTCAGTGTGGGGAAAGAATGGCTACTTCTTTCTCGAGTTAGCATGTACCTCCTTACTCAACAGTTGGTCTCTGATAACAGGAACCAGGCTGTGAATCCTGTTCCTTATCCATTAAGTGCTCCCCCCCTTTATGGGGAACAGTTGTGGACTGAGACACCCCCACCTTGTTCAAATGAGTGTGGATTACCTATGTGTGTTGATGTATAGCCAGAGCTACTCTTTGAGgagcttttcctcctgctgtctGCACTGAGGTAGGAGCTCATCCTAGCTTGACTTGGAGTACCTGAAGCTGGCAGGTCTTCTCTGGGGACCCAACCCTTTGCAAACAGATAAGAAGAGGTGTTGGGGGCATAGGTGGTTCCCAGGCATTTACAGGCATATGGTGATACCCAGATGATGCACTGTAATGTTTTAATGAGGCATGTGGAGGTCAACTTGCATTTAGCATCAGCTTTGAGGTTTTAGGCTGAGCTCATCAGGGTATGTGGGTAGTGAAGCAGGCTCATTGTAAAGCTGGTCTGTCATGTGGCCATGGGGCTTGCTTGGTGCTAGTGGCCTTGTTAAAGCCTCACTTACCAAATGCCTTGATGAAAAGTGTGTGGCAGTTCAGCAGAGCAGGTCCTTGTCCAGGACCTCTGCAGCCAGAAGGTACTTCcttcaggaaggaaggaaaccagccTTCCTGTGTTGCTGTTTCTATGGCAGGGCATGAGGCAGGGTCAAAGCTATCTGGTACAGGCTCTTTAGCACATTCATGGCACTTCCAAACTGCTGCAGCTCAAAAAAAGACTGGAGGATGGTCAACATGGCAGGCATACCCAAAATGATCTCCATCCCATGTGGGCCTGCAGAATTTAGTGGGATCTAGGCAGCAAGACGTGCTGATCTGGTTCTGCTCTGCTGTAGACCTTGCCTTGGGCACCGGGGCATGTACTAGTgtctctgcccaggctggcagTAGATGTAGCAGCACCACAGTATAGATAGGAGCTCCAGTGTAGATGGGGTTATCCCAGCTCCAGCAGACAGATCTTTCCTGTCCAGTGTTGGTAGCCATCACTGCTATGCTGGTTGGTGAACTGCACATAAGGAGCAAAACTGTGTCCCTCATGTTGGAAGCAGTGGTCCTAAGCCAGCTAAACATAGAAATACAAGCATGTGGGAGCTTGAGTGTTGCAGTGAGGTGACAAAAATCTGAGCATGTGACTGCAGCATGATGGCTTTGTTTCCCTGGTTGCTTCATGAACAGACACAGCCTGTGCTTGGACTGGAAACATCACCTCAgattcctgtgctttttttctgtggcaggGTATCCGCTTTGACCCGGAGAACCCCCAGACCTTGCGGTTAGAGTTTGCTAAAGCCAACACAAAGATGGCCAAGAGCAAGCTGATGGCCACGCCAAACCCCACCAATATCCACCCTGCCTTGGGCGCACACTTCATTGCACGGGACCCCTGTGAGTATGATGGGAGGAACTCTGAGGTCATGGCTGGTCCAACCTGGGAGATGCCTAACCCTGGGAATGCTGTGAGGGCAGAAAGGAAACCATACCCCTGTATGCTCTTGTTGAAATCTGCCTGGTGCAGGAAGGCCAGCATGTTAGGGTTGCAGAATAATAACAGGCATCTGGTAAAGCTTCTGGCCAACACTAGAAGtgttgggagagcagagttggCTTTGGTAGTTCAAGTGATACTTTAAGTCCTCTAAACCATCCCTGGGTGTGAAACAGAAAGGTTGAGTCCTGTGCCATGCATCCTCAGTGTAGCCTGGTAGGgtgagcagccctgctgaggcTTGTTGGGCAGCTTGAAACGTGGTGCTGAGCGCCCTGTCTTTCTGTCCTGCCATCCTGTGGCACCAGCCCTGTGCTGTGTGTGTGAACCAGCCTGCTCAAAGCCTGTGTGGGGCACTGAGCAGTGATGGAGCATGTTCCTGCCTCTCTTGGCAAGGCTGGGAGGCCAGAGGAGCAGCTGAtcacagagatgctgcagggGTGCTGTATTTCATACCTCGCTGAGATGGCAGTGTAAAGCTTTAGTTTGGGGTTGGAAATCCAGAGCCTGTCCCTGAAAGAGGCTGTTGGGGCCAGCAACTGAGATGCTGTCACCTTGTCTCCTCCTGTCTAGATGACCTGACTGGAGCGGCTCTTATTCCAGCGTCCCCAGAAGCGTGGGCTCCTTACCCACTGTACACCACGGAGCTAACCCCTGCCATCCCCCATGCCGCCTTCACGTACCCGGCAGCCGCTGCGGCGGCCGCTGCTCTTCACGCTCAGGTGAGTCACTCCCCATGTCCTGTGCCAGGAACTGggctctcctctctcccctgccctggtGCTTGCTCCTGTGGGTCTCTGCTTGGCTGGTTTAAccccggcctctgcaccttGGCTCCTGGGCAAAGCCTCCTCCTGGCTGAAGTGTATTTGGTGGGGGGGAGGCTCAGCCCCATGCAGACCGCAGGGGAGAGGTCTATGTGGCTGAGAGCAGTCAGAGCTGGAAGATgatttctgaccctgcagctCCAGCTTCCTCCCCTGCAAGAGGCAAGCAGATGGGAGAAAGTCAGGGCTTGACTTGTGTCTGGCTTTGCTGGTCCCTGTGGCCAGAGAGCAGTGTTGTGGGACTACTGTGAGGAAACGCTACCTGCCAGCAAGTAAAATAGCTATGAAATGTCCTCCTTGAAGTCAGAGCAAAGGCAACAGGCTTAGCTCAGTGCTGaagctgaggggctcagctgcgACCCCCTTGGGCCAAGCGACTCAAATACTTCTGAAGCTGGAGGAGGATGTCCTGCAGGAGACGAGCGATCAGAGCCTTGCCGCAGTGAGGAACCCTGATGGGGCAGTGGTGTTAGCCACCCTGGGTGCAGGCTAGAGAGAGTGACTCTGTATGAGCCTCTGGAAATGCTGGTGGTGGTGCAGCTAGCTGCCCGGTGTCCCAGGGTATGCTTGCTGAGAGCTGGAGGTGTAGGGATGCCTGTACTGGTCTGAAACTGGAATGCTTTAATGTACTGAGACCAACACCCCTGCTGAGCATGAAGTCCCTGAAACCAtggaaaggcaaagagaaagccAAAACAGAAGTAGTGTCCTAATTCCAGGTTGGAGCCCCTGCCCTGCTTGGTGTTACCAGccagctgtgctctgcctgctttgGTCTCTGCTCCTGTAGTAGTGCCATGGGGGACTAGGGCAGTGGGACTCTGGGCTTAGACCTCAAAGCATTGGGGCTTAACctctgctctctgccctgccaaGCAGGGTGTTTAGCTCCACTCTTCCCTGCTTAAattgagaggaagaaaagctgagtCCCCTCACCTCATCCACCTGGCTGATGATCAGCTCAGCTGGCCCTTTGGCATCTTCTTGCTTCCTGCAAGCATCTTGACTCTAACTGCCCAGCTTCAACCCAAGCTTGTTTCCCAAATGCAATATGGAGGCAATGGAGGGGATGCAGGCTCCTGGCCTGTCTAGGCTTGTCTGTCCTGCCCCTCACGCCTGCAggcctctgctgcttttgcccttctACTGATGAGCTAGTGTTGGGCTGAAGCTCCTGTGGGGTAGGCAAGAAGTATGTGAGGACCAGGCACTGGCTCATTCTTCCAAGGGCCTCCAGAGCCAGGCTGGTCCTTCACTGGGAGGGTTGTGCTTGCTGGTGTTCTCCAAAAGTTACTAATGGTGCCCACAACTCTACAGGAGCATGCTCTGCTCCTGGGTAGCCCAGAAGAGCAGATGTCTTCCTTTCCCTACCCCTTGTGTGTAGGGTGATGGAGCCAAGGGCTGTTGCTGGTTGAATTGCCCCTGGCAGGGAGGACCAAAGAAAAACCCCTCTGGCCTGGCTGAGGTGATTGAGGGAGGTGAAACCATTCAAGGATGGTCATCAGAGACTGTGTGGGGACCCTGAGCGTAAGGGTTAGACACCAAAGCTTTGTGGTGGGGGAGAAAAACTCTGCTCTCCAGAAGTGGAGGGTATCAAGGAGGCCTTCAGCCAGATCTTTTCCCTCTTAGTCTTAGTTCCTGCCCTCCAGTTGGCAAGCTGCTAGCTTTCAAAGAGGTATTTTGGCCTGAAGAATGACCCTGAGTCTCCAGGGAGCTCCCTGCATCGGTAGAACTCCCTACCCAAGGAAGTCCCTAAGTGGTGATGTACCCCTAAGCCTTAGGGAGCCAGTGTAGCCCCTCCAGGCCCATGGCCATGGCTGCACCCAGCTATCTTCTGAAGACCAGCTGGGCGGGCTGAGCAGCTCCTTGCTGCGTTGTGCTTGAGCCAGCGGTGACCTCGCAGGGAGACATTCTGGCGCAGTATATGTTACCAATAAAGTTTTATGGGGTTAAACATTACTCAGGCTGGCAGCTCTGAGCTGCCTGGTCTCTAGGCTGGAGCCCTCTCCCTTGCAGAGCCAAGGCAGGGTGGAGCAAGTCAGTGAGATGACTTTTGCTCACAAACTGGGCCAAAAGCTGTAACCTCAGTCTTGGCGTGCTGAGCCCTCTGCACTCACTGGCAGGGGCTGGTTTGGCTTGCTGGCAGGGTGGTGGGCAGATGGGTTGTTCTCCAGGACAGCTGCAGTTCTTCCTTCTGAGACTGGTGTTGGTCGGAGGACGTTCATGGGGATGGCCAGAGCTGTAGTAGCTCTGTAGCAATCAGTCTTGAAGCAGGCATGAAGTTGGAGGCTGTAGCTAAACTGAGAGCTTGTCGCAAAAGGTGTAAACTTGAAGTGCTCATCCTCTCGCAGCTCTGTGTTCAAGTCTGGTAGCGAGCAGGAGAGGAGGTGGCTGCCCTCTGCGATGCACCTATGCAACCTCCTGAAGAGCTGCCCAGAGGGCTGGCAGGAGTGACGAGGGGCAGGAGATGGCGTGAGGCTGGCCCGGCCTCAGCTCGCGCACTGGGAGCTGTCGGTAAGCTGCTCGCAGACGAGACTGatggctgctgctcctggcactgctgagctgctgtgccATGGTGATGCTCCTGGCAGGCATCAGGCTGCTGTAGACGTGACTGTGGCCTGACCCTGCACTGCGAAGAGCCTCTACCTGTGGGGACTCCACTGACTTTAAGATTGTCCCAtctgccttccctcccaccctctCTCAAATCCCTCCTTTGATGTCCCTAGTGAACTCCAGCCATGATGCCAGCGCAGGCTAGCCCTGAAGCTCAGAGCTGTCCCTGGAGATGGGACACCCTAGTGATGCCTTATTGCAGCTAGTGGAGTGGCTGTACTACAGCTCCATTCCTAGAAGTGTTAAGCATGATGGCAGCCACGTCTGGAAAGACTGGTAAGGTAACCATCTCTCCTCCAAGGTGCACCATGGGATTTGCAAGCTTCTGCCCATCTCTGTAGCCCGTATCTCCTTGGCAACCCAGTGCATGGGCCTCACGCTACCCACCCACCAGAGCCTGGGGAATGAGATACCAGGCCTTCTTTCTAACCCACATCTCCAACTTGGCAGCACATGACATGGCGCACACAGCATGGCACCATCTTACATCAACTCCCCCCAGCTGAGCCAGGCTCAGCCCGGTCCTGCCGGTGGGAGGGGAGCAGCCCGGTTGAGCCAGGGGCAGAGACAACCCTGCCACTTGGTGTGAAAGAAACCTGGTTTCTCCCCAACCATGACCCTTCGAGGGCAACCAGAAATACACCTTGACCTCACTCCTGGCACACGGTGGGGGAGGTGAGTGACGTGATAGTGATAGCACACGACTAAATTCTAGCGGGCACGTTAGACAACAGCACTTGCCGGTCACTTTGTTCCAGAATTGCATACCGGGACAGACCCTGCCCTTAATCATGGGTCTAATCTCACCTCTTTCCTCTCCAGTTACTGGAAATGGAGCAAGTTCCTACCTGGAGCTTAGCTTCTCTCTTGCAGCCTGAAATCACAGGCAGGACACAGGTCTTGTGAGCCATAACGAAGGGAATCAGCAGCCTGGGAGAGATGGGAGCGGCGTAGGAAACTGGGAGCTTGGCAAGAGGGAAGGTGGCCTGGCTTGGGACTGGTTGGCAGGGAGGATGGTTGCTGTGGTCAGCTCTAACTGAAGGAACCAGAGTCCTGGCTCACTTCTCCTTGCAGTGGCGCTGGGtagacttttttcctctttgtggaAGTGATGCTGGGGAAAACAGTCATGAAAGATGGGGGCCCAGGTCTGCCCTTGCCCTTGGAAGACTGTGAGGTGCAAAGATGTGCAGAGTTGGTCCCCTGGGAAGATGGGGAGAGCTTGCCACAAGCATAGAGACAGTGATACAGCTTGTCCTGTTCCGCTTGGACCTGGTGAACAGTTTCATCTATTGCCTGTGTGATGGAGTTGGGCTGCATTGCGTCTCTAATGTGAAACTACTTGTTTTGGAGCACCTCTAAGCTGGGCTTTGAGTGGGCAGTAGGAGACACCAGGGGCTCTCAATGCTCCTGGAGCTCTTCTGCAAAGGGATGCTTTCAGCTGTGGCAGCACCCCTGAGGGGCAGGACTTGCCCTGGAAAGCAGGGGCTGGATGCAGGATTGTTTCATAAGAACATGAGTGAGGCTGGTGGTGGTTACCACATGGTGCTTGTAGGAGACTAGGCTGATGTGTTGGGTACCCAGAGCCCAGGAGACTGTCTGTGGTAGATGCTTCCAAGGCAGGGAGCAGGTCATGGGCCAAAAGCTCACAGATGCCAATCCCTTTGGGGGTGGGCTGCCCAAGCTGCCCTCAGAGCATCcatgttgctgctgctggcagcagctttgtCTGGAGGCTTTGAGGAGATGGTGGAGGTGGGCCTCTGAAGCTGGGACCTGTCCAAGCGAGTGGTGGGTGGAAGGAGCAGTCCTGGATCATGGCtatgtggtggtggtggtgcaaGAGCCCAGTGGGACCCTGAGGCTTCCCAGCACTGAGTTAAGGCAGAGCCCATTGATGGAAGGAGAGGTCAGTATTCAGAAAAAACCCCTTTCCCTCTTGTTTGGTGCCTGGGCTGGCTCAGAGCAAGTTGGATCTCCTGAGTGGTGGCTGCTGTTGTGGATGGACATGAGGCAGATCCCAGTGGCTGTGATCTGGTGCTGACCCTAGAGAACTGGGAATGTGGGGAAGATCTGCTAGGGTGGGCTCAGGTGCTGTGCTCCTCTTTGAGTACTGCCTTCTGTTGGGATGCTGCTGTTTGGTGGGCATGTGACAGCCTGGGTGCCACCAGCCTGGCTGAGCCCTGGAGAACCAAGCAATGACCAGTACAGTGGATCTGCTGGACAACAGGGATCCTGCCTTTGGACTCACTGCATGGTCCCATCTGCAAAATCTCCTGAACTTTGTCTTGTGGCAGCTAAGCTCTGATAGACCTTCCCTGGGCTGGGAGGCTGGAGACAGCGATGGATTTTCTGTGCCTAATAACTTGTTGCCTGTTTGTTGGGGCTGTTGTGTAGGACtttccaggattattttttcaggGCAATCTCCATCCTTCCTGGAGGTATGAAGCACTCTTCAAGACCTCCATGGTTATGGTGTCATCTTAACCTCCAGTAACTTagtgctggctgagcagccCTGAGCAAGCTCTCCCCAAGCCAGCTGTTTCCTCCTAGCCAGTGAAAAGCAGGCAGGAGATGTTCTTGGCTCCTCCAGGTACCTGCTGAGCAGCCATTCTTGCTAAATCACACTTGAGTGAACTGGACTGAGACACCATCAGAAGTGACTTACCTGTGGTCAGCACTGGCTCTCCCTGGTTAGCTCAACccaaaggaaagcagcacaatttgtttctgttctgggaaaaggagaaatgctTGTTTGCTGTGGTCTGTGAGGTGGGTATATCTCCACGAGCTGTAGCATAAGCTGCCTCCAGGCCCAGGGGGCATTGGATGGATGCCTGTTAAAAAAACTCCTTCTAAGCAACAGGATGGATCAGCGTCTGTCGTGTTGTGCATGCTCCTCAATGTGGTGTGAGACGATGTGCTGATCTTCCAGCTCTTCCTCACCATAGCTGCTTGGGGAGATATGTGTGCTTGATTCAACTTCAGCTAGGTTTTCTTGGTGGTGGGCTGAGCTGCTTGTGTCTTACACAGCATGCAGGTGTTTGGATGCTCGTCTCCTCAACCCAGCCCCCTGAAGGACCCTGGAAGCGGGTGGCTTGGGTgaagtgcctgctgctgaggctggaagCTTGTGTCCAGAGAGCACTAATGGATGATGTTAGTGCCTTCTGGGTGCACCTTTGCAGGCTGTCCTTGCCTGCCCTGAGTCGTGttcccagcagctggagcagagcagctcttgCCAGCCGCCAGTGTAGTCTGCCCAAGGCTTGCACCCAGTGACCCGCAGTCTGGGGGAAGTGGTGACCGTGAAGTTTGTGGCTTGTTGAGGTGAGGCTGTCTCAGCAGTGCAGTTGAAGATGCCACTCTGCACGTCAGCAGCTGGTAACTAGATGCAGCTCTTGGACATGCTGGTTGGGGTCTTACCAGCTCCCAGGAGCACAATGGAGTGCTTTgtccctgcctgcacagggaGCCTTTCTGGTACCTGGGGAGGTGGCTGGGTCCATTCTCATTGTAGGGATAGCTCTGAGCTCCACAAGATGCTGAGGCTGACTGCAGAGCAAAGATAAGCAAGCCTAGAAGCAACTGAGGAGGAAAGGCAGGCCATCCAAGCTAAAGGTGGCTTGAGGATGGATCTGTGTATTCAGTCCTCCCtacccccccctcttttttcctgctgaaggaATTGCTCTCCATATGGATGGTGAGCAAGATAGGAAATTTAAATTCTGAGGGTAACTGGGAGACACAGTGGAGGACTTGAAAAGGGGAGTGAAGTGCTGATGGGGTGTTTATCTGCCccatttattctttctttgtgatttttagGTAGCACTGGTCTTGTGCTGCAGCAAGGGAGGGGCTGTTTGCTTCTGGATGTTTCACCTGGCCTCTGGAAGGTGGCAGGCAGAGGCACAaatttctccagcttttttctGGGACAGATGTTGAACGCAGCAGCATGAGGCTGGCTGCAGTTGGCTGGCAGTGTCCGTCTTGTCCCTACAGGCAGGCGAGCAGGAGATATTTGCAGTGGTGTGGCCAGACTTCTTTCCAACTGTGAGCTAATGCAGCTCCAGAAACAACTGCGTCTCTTCCAGTAAAAGCCTCCCTTGCTCTGTTCCTTGCCCAGTGTTGGATGTCTCCATTCACTCTTTCTCAGCTTCCTCCTTGACAGACGTAGTATTTTGAGAGATAATGGATCTTCCAAAAGCCCTCAGAGAAATTTGCTCCCTACAGGGAAGTGCTTTGGCTTGGCCTGCTGGGTTGCAGTCCTCTTGGGATGTTACAGAGTCTCTTGTAGTGCTGGTCTCCTCTTCCAGATGGCTCCAGGAGTCCGCTGTTTGCAGAACCTCTCTACTCCCTGGCAGAAGCAAGGTGCCTGAGACACTGTGAGGGATGTGGAGAGAAAACCACCTTGGCATGTGCCACTGTCCTGAAGAGCACATCCTCTTGGCTAGCTGCTGCTTCCAATCTGGTTCTTCCAGTGCTTTCTGCTGGTTTCAGAAATGTCTGTCTTAGTGAGGGGGTCTTCCCGCTTCATCCCATCAAGCCTGTACTCTTTCTGTGGGCTGAAAGACCTGGCAGTCATTTCCTCACCCTGCCAACATGTCAGAGCCTTGGCTTGTACCCAGGATCATTGCATCCGCAGGAGCTCCTGCCAGCCTCCAGGCTGAGCccctctggctgcagggctgtgctacTGGCAGGTGGGGCCACTGTGAGTCAGGCTGGTTGGGTTTGTGTGT
This region of Buteo buteo chromosome 13, bButBut1.hap1.1, whole genome shotgun sequence genomic DNA includes:
- the RBPMS2 gene encoding RNA-binding protein with multiple splicing 2, with translation MSNLNKDTEHTNGGGNVEEEVRTLFVSGLPVDIKPRELYLLFRPFKGYEGSLIKLTSKQPVGFVTFDSRAGAEAAKNALNGIRFDPENPQTLRLEFAKANTKMAKSKLMATPNPTNIHPALGAHFIARDPYDLTGAALIPASPEAWAPYPLYTTELTPAIPHAAFTYPAAAAAAAALHAQMRWYPPSEATQQGWKSRQFC